A region of the bacterium genome:
GCAAAGAAAATCTTAAAAAATGCTCCTCGTGAGGACAATTACTATACCGATGTTAAATATGTCCAGGAGGCTTGTGGCACTGCCTATCTTGCGGTATTAAAGGCTATTGATACATATTTATTAAAGAAAGGAGATGAAAAAAAATTACCGAAATCTGTAAATAGCTATAG
Encoded here:
- a CDS encoding DUF5618 family protein, translated to MKEPLRYLNNAKKILKNAPREDNYYTDVKYVQEACGTAYLAVLKAIDTYLLKKGDEKKLPKSVNSYREMLRKHLTIHNGKILKSFEFLYKELHIAGYYRGLL